One window of Silvimonas iriomotensis genomic DNA carries:
- a CDS encoding efflux RND transporter permease subunit has product MRFTDIFIRRPVLATTLSLLILVLGLRSLDLLPIRQYPKTENAVITISTTYTGADPELVAGFITTPLENSVAQAEGIDYMTSTSTQGSSVITANLRLNYDGNKALTEITSKVNAVLNQLPQGSQQPVIAISVGDTIDSMYIGFYSKALPPNKITDYLIRVVQPKLQAVDGVQQAEILGERRFAMRVWTDPKKLAAYGVTAADVSNALQANNFISAVGRTDGNMVTVNLTADTGLHSADEFNNLIVKQKGGAIVRLSDVANVSLGSEDYNTQVGFDGVQAVYIGIKVAPNANLLTVIDNVRKTMPDVQSQLPEGLQGTIVYDATKYVNSAIHEVIWTLGEALLIVTVVIFLFLGSFRSVIIPVIAMPLSLIGAFMIMLALGYTINLLTLLALVLAIGLVVDDAIIVVENVHRHIEEGLSPFQAAIKGARELAGPIVAISVVLIAVYVPIGFMGGLTGALFTEFAFTLAGAVGVSAIIALTLSPMMCGRFLKPHDPEHPEKLAQWLDKQFEKLRNRYERSLRGSLDYLPVVGVFALIILVSIYFLFITSKSELAPQEDQGIVITMSTGAPNASLKQTQQDAVQVFNIFKGFKETDHVFQLTGVSGLNTSIGGMVLKPWDERKTTADKIQPQVQQKLGEIAGAQAAAFQPPPLPGGGGGLPVQFVINTTNDFQQLNEVAQEMMAKARASGVFIYMDVDLKYDKPQTEISFDRDKASQLGLSMKDLGDSLGAALGGGYVNYFSLAGRSYKVIPQVGRDDRLNPDQLLDYHITTSTGDTIPLSTVAKVKTTVIPQQLNHFQQMNSATISGVPFPGVTVGQVIQTMQGIAKDTLPQGYTVDYGGQSRQFVQESSALIVTFVFALIIIFLALAAQFESFRDPLIVMVSVPMSICGAMIFVSLGIGGASLNIYSEVGLVTLIGLISKHGILIVEFANQQQKLGHSKRKAIEDAAGIRLRPILMTTAAMVLGVLPLILSSGAGALGRYNMGLVIATGIAIGTLFTLYVVPAIYMMLAADHNAAAHQEEDEQIRALDEGTAGQSAH; this is encoded by the coding sequence ATGCGCTTTACCGATATTTTCATACGCCGGCCCGTGCTGGCGACCACGCTCTCCCTGCTGATTCTGGTGCTGGGTTTGCGTTCGCTGGATCTGTTGCCGATCCGGCAGTATCCCAAGACCGAAAACGCGGTGATCACGATCTCCACCACCTATACCGGCGCTGATCCGGAACTGGTGGCTGGCTTTATCACCACGCCGCTGGAGAACTCTGTTGCCCAGGCCGAGGGCATTGATTACATGACCTCGACCAGTACACAGGGTAGCTCCGTCATTACGGCTAACCTGCGACTGAACTACGACGGCAACAAGGCGCTGACCGAAATCACCTCCAAGGTGAACGCGGTGCTGAACCAGTTGCCGCAGGGCTCGCAGCAGCCGGTGATTGCCATCTCGGTCGGTGACACCATCGACTCGATGTACATCGGCTTTTACAGCAAGGCCTTGCCGCCCAACAAGATCACCGACTACCTGATCCGCGTGGTGCAGCCCAAGCTGCAAGCCGTGGACGGGGTGCAACAGGCGGAAATCCTGGGTGAGCGCCGCTTTGCCATGCGCGTATGGACCGACCCCAAAAAGCTGGCCGCCTATGGCGTGACGGCTGCGGATGTCTCCAACGCCTTGCAGGCCAACAACTTTATCTCTGCCGTGGGCCGTACCGACGGCAATATGGTGACGGTGAACCTGACGGCCGATACCGGTCTGCATTCTGCTGACGAGTTCAACAACCTGATCGTCAAGCAAAAGGGCGGCGCCATTGTGCGTCTGTCTGATGTCGCCAATGTCTCGCTGGGGTCGGAAGACTACAACACCCAGGTGGGCTTTGACGGCGTGCAGGCGGTGTATATCGGGATCAAGGTGGCGCCGAACGCCAACTTGCTGACCGTGATCGACAACGTCCGCAAGACCATGCCGGATGTGCAAAGCCAGTTGCCGGAAGGGCTGCAGGGCACCATCGTGTATGACGCCACGAAATACGTGAACAGCGCCATTCATGAAGTGATCTGGACCCTGGGCGAAGCGCTGTTGATCGTGACCGTGGTGATTTTCCTGTTCCTCGGCTCGTTCCGCTCCGTGATCATTCCGGTGATCGCCATGCCGCTGTCGCTGATCGGCGCGTTCATGATCATGCTGGCGCTGGGCTACACCATTAACCTCTTGACCCTGCTGGCGCTGGTGCTGGCGATCGGTCTGGTGGTCGATGACGCGATTATCGTGGTGGAGAACGTTCACCGGCACATTGAAGAAGGCTTGTCGCCATTCCAGGCCGCCATCAAGGGCGCGCGTGAACTGGCCGGCCCGATCGTCGCGATCTCGGTCGTGCTGATTGCGGTGTATGTCCCGATCGGTTTCATGGGCGGCCTGACTGGCGCGCTGTTTACCGAGTTTGCCTTTACCCTGGCGGGGGCCGTAGGTGTGTCGGCCATCATCGCGCTGACCCTGTCGCCGATGATGTGCGGCCGCTTTTTGAAGCCGCATGACCCGGAACACCCGGAAAAGCTGGCGCAATGGCTGGACAAGCAGTTCGAAAAACTGCGTAACCGCTATGAGCGTTCGCTGCGTGGTTCGCTGGACTATCTGCCGGTGGTGGGTGTGTTCGCGCTGATCATCCTGGTGAGCATCTACTTCCTGTTCATTACCTCCAAGAGCGAACTGGCACCGCAGGAAGACCAGGGGATTGTGATTACCATGAGCACGGGCGCGCCGAATGCCTCGCTCAAGCAGACCCAGCAAGACGCAGTCCAGGTCTTCAACATCTTCAAGGGCTTCAAGGAGACGGACCACGTCTTCCAGCTGACCGGTGTGTCGGGTCTCAATACCTCCATTGGCGGTATGGTGCTCAAGCCCTGGGATGAGCGTAAAACCACGGCGGACAAGATCCAGCCGCAGGTTCAGCAAAAGCTGGGCGAGATCGCCGGTGCGCAAGCTGCGGCCTTCCAGCCGCCGCCGCTGCCAGGTGGTGGTGGTGGTCTGCCGGTGCAGTTCGTCATCAACACGACCAATGACTTCCAGCAGTTGAACGAAGTGGCGCAAGAGATGATGGCCAAGGCCCGTGCCAGCGGCGTGTTCATCTACATGGACGTTGACCTGAAGTACGACAAGCCGCAAACCGAGATCAGCTTTGATCGCGACAAGGCTTCGCAACTGGGTCTGTCGATGAAAGACCTGGGTGACTCGCTGGGTGCTGCGCTGGGTGGTGGCTATGTGAACTACTTCAGTCTGGCTGGCCGTTCGTACAAGGTCATCCCGCAAGTGGGCCGCGACGACCGTCTGAACCCGGATCAATTGCTCGATTACCACATCACCACTTCGACCGGCGATACCATTCCGCTGTCGACCGTGGCCAAGGTTAAGACGACAGTGATTCCGCAGCAGCTGAACCACTTCCAGCAGATGAACTCCGCCACGATCTCTGGCGTGCCGTTCCCTGGTGTGACGGTGGGTCAGGTGATCCAGACCATGCAGGGCATTGCCAAAGACACGTTGCCGCAAGGCTATACCGTGGACTACGGCGGCCAGTCGCGTCAGTTTGTGCAGGAAAGCAGCGCGCTGATCGTGACCTTCGTGTTTGCGCTGATCATCATTTTCCTGGCGCTCGCGGCGCAGTTTGAAAGCTTCCGCGATCCGCTGATCGTGATGGTGTCCGTGCCGATGTCGATCTGCGGTGCCATGATCTTTGTTTCGCTGGGTATTGGCGGCGCCAGCTTGAATATCTACTCGGAAGTGGGTCTGGTGACGCTGATCGGGTTGATTTCCAAGCACGGTATCCTGATTGTGGAATTTGCCAACCAGCAGCAAAAGCTGGGTCACAGCAAGCGCAAGGCCATTGAAGATGCCGCCGGTATCCGTCTGCGTCCGATCCTGATGACCACCGCCGCCATGGTGCTGGGCGTGCTGCCGCTGATCCTGTCCTCGGGTGCTGGCGCGCTGGGCCGCTACAACATGGGTTTGGTGATTGCCACCGGTATCGCCATTGGTACGCTGTTCACGCTGTATGTGGTTCCGGCCATTTACATGATGCTGGCCGCTGACCACAACGCCGCTGCGCACCAGGAAGAAGATGAGCAAATCCGTGCGCTGGATGAAGGCACGGCAGGCCAGAGCGCGCACTAA
- a CDS encoding NADPH-dependent 2,4-dienoyl-CoA reductase encodes MAAYPHLLQPLDLGFVTLRNRVLMGSMHTGLEEQHDSLSALAAFYAERAAGGVGLIVTGGIAPNAAGQIYADAAMLNDAAAVARHREVTHAVHAENGHICLQILHAGRYGYHPECVGPSAIASPISAYTPHALTDAEIHSTIADFAHTATLAQQAGYDGVEIMGSEGYLLNQFLSLHANQRDDDWGGSFANRMRLPLEIVKAVRAATGDHFIIIFRLSMLDLVKDGGTLAEAIELAQALEAAGVTMINTGIGWHEARIPTIAAAVPRKAFSWVTVQIRPHVKVPLIAVNRINTPEIGEDILASGIADMVSLARPLLADSDFVNKAAAGKADEINTCIACNQACLDQIFQGQAASCLVNPRACRETEWIIKPVSTRRRVAVIGAGPAGLSCATTAAERGHDVTLFEAGDALGGQFRIASQIPGKEEFKETLRYYSKLVERRGVKVKLNTRASVDDLAGFDDVVIATGVQPREPAIPGIDHPKAVRYPDVLHGKVTVGQRVAIIGAGGIGVDTAVFLSEQNETHHETDIARYLAEWGIDQTITAPGGLIAPEGHTPTREIWLLQRRPGKPGAGPGKTTGWIHRLTLQHRKVNLVGSVEYLRIDDAGLHIRVKDEEQCLPVDHVVICAGQEPVRDLFDALTERGVKAHLIGGAEEAREIDARRAIAGGMKVAMAL; translated from the coding sequence ATGGCTGCCTACCCACACTTGCTGCAACCGCTCGACCTGGGCTTTGTCACGCTGCGTAACCGCGTGCTGATGGGCTCCATGCATACCGGGCTTGAGGAGCAGCACGACAGTCTGTCGGCACTGGCCGCGTTCTACGCCGAGCGCGCCGCAGGTGGCGTGGGCCTGATCGTGACCGGCGGCATTGCCCCCAACGCGGCCGGCCAGATTTACGCCGATGCAGCCATGCTGAACGACGCTGCCGCCGTAGCGCGCCACCGCGAAGTCACCCACGCCGTACACGCTGAAAACGGCCATATCTGTTTACAGATCCTGCACGCCGGCCGCTATGGCTATCACCCCGAGTGCGTGGGCCCCAGCGCCATTGCCTCTCCGATTTCCGCCTACACGCCACACGCGCTGACCGATGCCGAAATCCACAGCACCATCGCCGACTTCGCCCACACCGCCACCCTGGCGCAACAAGCCGGGTACGACGGCGTGGAAATCATGGGCTCGGAAGGCTATCTGCTGAACCAGTTTCTGAGCCTGCACGCCAACCAGCGCGATGACGACTGGGGCGGCAGCTTTGCCAACCGCATGCGCCTGCCGCTGGAAATCGTCAAAGCCGTGCGCGCTGCCACCGGTGACCACTTCATCATCATTTTCCGGCTGTCGATGCTGGATCTGGTCAAAGACGGCGGCACGCTGGCCGAGGCCATCGAGCTGGCGCAAGCGCTGGAAGCCGCTGGCGTGACCATGATCAACACCGGCATTGGCTGGCACGAAGCACGTATCCCGACCATTGCCGCCGCCGTGCCGCGCAAGGCCTTCAGCTGGGTGACGGTGCAAATCCGCCCGCATGTGAAAGTGCCGCTGATCGCCGTGAACCGCATCAACACACCCGAGATTGGCGAGGACATCCTGGCCAGCGGCATTGCCGACATGGTCTCGCTGGCGCGCCCGCTGCTGGCCGATTCAGACTTCGTCAATAAAGCTGCCGCCGGCAAAGCTGACGAAATCAATACCTGTATTGCCTGCAACCAGGCCTGCCTGGACCAGATTTTCCAGGGCCAGGCCGCCAGTTGCCTCGTCAACCCGCGCGCCTGCCGCGAGACGGAATGGATCATCAAACCCGTCTCTACCCGCCGCCGCGTCGCCGTCATTGGCGCCGGCCCGGCCGGTTTGTCCTGTGCCACCACGGCCGCAGAACGCGGCCACGACGTCACCTTGTTTGAAGCCGGCGACGCGCTGGGCGGCCAGTTCCGCATTGCCAGCCAGATTCCGGGCAAAGAAGAATTCAAGGAAACCCTGCGCTACTACAGCAAGCTGGTCGAACGCCGTGGCGTGAAGGTAAAACTCAATACCCGCGCCAGCGTGGATGATCTGGCCGGCTTTGACGACGTCGTCATCGCCACGGGCGTACAACCGCGCGAACCGGCCATTCCAGGCATCGACCACCCCAAAGCCGTGCGCTACCCCGATGTACTGCATGGCAAAGTGACGGTGGGCCAGCGCGTTGCTATCATCGGCGCCGGCGGTATTGGCGTGGATACGGCGGTGTTCCTCTCAGAACAGAACGAAACGCACCACGAAACCGACATTGCCCGCTATCTGGCTGAATGGGGTATCGACCAGACCATTACCGCCCCCGGCGGCCTGATCGCCCCCGAAGGCCACACGCCGACACGCGAAATCTGGCTGCTGCAACGCCGCCCCGGCAAACCCGGCGCCGGCCCTGGCAAAACCACCGGCTGGATTCACCGCCTGACGCTGCAGCACCGCAAGGTCAACCTGGTGGGCAGCGTGGAGTACCTGCGCATTGATGACGCCGGTTTGCATATCCGCGTGAAGGATGAAGAACAATGTCTGCCGGTGGATCATGTGGTGATCTGTGCCGGTCAGGAACCGGTGCGCGATCTGTTTGACGCGCTGACTGAACGCGGTGTGAAAGCGCATCTGATTGGCGGCGCAGAAGAAGCGCGGGAGATTGATGCGCGGCGCGCGATTGCTGGTGGGATGAAGGTGGCGATGGCGTTGTAA
- a CDS encoding efflux RND transporter periplasmic adaptor subunit produces MTKRMIIMLVVVGVIFGGIFGFQVFKGMMIKKYLSGNKAPPVTVTATHVGVQPWQPTLSAVGTLRAVRGVDLSSEVAGQVREVLLQSGTFVKAGQPLVKLNDDTEVAQLKSLQASADLSATTLKRDKAQLEAQAVAQAVVDADVADLNSKNALVAQQQAVIAKKVIRAPFAGKVGITTVNPGQYINPGDKLATLQTVDPILVDFLVPQQALQQLKIGQSISVKSDANPKANYTGKITAIDAKVDPSTRNIQVEASVSNPKGDLLAGMFATVNVSTQEPIKYLTLPQTAVSFNPYGEVVFLITEGKDKDGKQELSVKQTFVTAGQTRGDQVAITGGLKEGDYVVTSGQHKLKNGSTVIVNNKQAPSDNPNPQVGNEE; encoded by the coding sequence ATGACCAAGCGCATGATTATCATGCTGGTTGTTGTCGGGGTGATTTTTGGGGGCATTTTTGGCTTCCAGGTCTTCAAGGGAATGATGATCAAGAAGTACCTGAGCGGGAACAAAGCACCGCCGGTGACCGTGACTGCAACCCACGTGGGTGTGCAGCCGTGGCAACCGACGCTGTCCGCCGTGGGTACGCTGCGCGCCGTGCGCGGTGTTGATCTGTCCAGCGAAGTAGCCGGCCAGGTGCGCGAAGTGCTGCTGCAGTCGGGCACGTTCGTGAAAGCGGGTCAGCCGCTGGTCAAGCTCAATGACGATACCGAAGTGGCGCAACTGAAGTCGCTGCAGGCTTCGGCTGATCTGTCTGCCACCACCCTCAAGCGCGACAAAGCCCAGCTCGAAGCCCAGGCCGTGGCGCAAGCCGTGGTAGATGCTGACGTAGCCGACCTGAACAGCAAGAACGCGCTCGTGGCCCAGCAACAAGCCGTGATCGCCAAGAAAGTGATCCGTGCGCCGTTCGCGGGCAAGGTGGGTATCACCACCGTCAATCCGGGTCAGTACATCAACCCGGGCGACAAGCTGGCGACGCTGCAGACCGTTGACCCGATCCTCGTGGACTTCCTGGTGCCGCAACAAGCGCTGCAACAGCTGAAGATCGGCCAGAGCATCAGCGTCAAGAGCGATGCCAATCCGAAGGCCAACTACACCGGCAAGATCACGGCGATTGATGCCAAGGTTGATCCGTCGACCCGCAACATCCAGGTCGAAGCGTCGGTCAGCAACCCCAAGGGTGATCTGCTGGCGGGCATGTTTGCCACCGTGAATGTGTCCACGCAAGAGCCGATCAAGTACCTGACGCTGCCGCAAACAGCCGTGAGCTTCAACCCGTACGGTGAAGTGGTATTCCTGATCACTGAAGGCAAGGACAAGGACGGCAAGCAAGAGCTCTCCGTCAAGCAAACCTTCGTGACTGCGGGCCAGACCCGTGGCGATCAGGTGGCGATTACCGGTGGCCTGAAAGAGGGCGACTACGTGGTCACCAGCGGTCAGCACAAGCTCAAGAATGGCAGCACGGTCATTGTGAACAACAAGCAGGCACCGTCCGACAACCCCAATCCGCAAGTGGGTAACGAGGAATGA
- a CDS encoding alpha/beta hydrolase — translation MTRPEHTLYQYNWPVANARKAIMIAHGLGEHGGRYEHVARWFNQHGYAVRIYDHYGHGNSPGARGSLLHADMLLDDLRSQFNAWEAELGFTPLLLGHSMGGLVAAAAVTGKWVRPAGLILSSPALRTWLGKPVQALAWALAHTVPRLPMRRKFPNHKLSHDPAVGQAFLVDPLRHARMTPRLAHFLLATGNRVLSEVHDLTVPTLLLVAGDDELVDPAGSRAFAANAPAGVVTLHEFAEHYHELFNEPDPYLQDVLGAVLTWLTTLPAAIQR, via the coding sequence ATGACCCGACCCGAACACACGCTGTACCAGTACAACTGGCCAGTGGCCAATGCCCGCAAAGCCATCATGATTGCCCATGGCCTGGGCGAGCATGGCGGCCGTTACGAGCACGTCGCCCGCTGGTTCAACCAGCATGGTTACGCCGTGCGGATTTATGACCACTATGGCCACGGCAATAGCCCCGGCGCGCGGGGCTCGCTGCTGCATGCCGATATGCTGCTGGATGACCTGCGCAGCCAGTTCAACGCCTGGGAGGCCGAACTGGGCTTTACGCCGCTATTGCTGGGCCACAGCATGGGCGGTCTCGTTGCGGCAGCGGCAGTTACCGGCAAATGGGTGCGGCCGGCTGGATTGATCCTGAGCTCGCCCGCGTTGCGCACATGGCTGGGCAAACCGGTACAGGCGCTGGCCTGGGCGCTGGCGCACACGGTGCCGCGTTTGCCCATGCGCCGCAAATTTCCCAATCACAAGCTGTCGCATGATCCTGCGGTAGGGCAGGCCTTTCTGGTCGATCCGCTGCGCCACGCCAGAATGACTCCCAGACTGGCGCATTTTCTGCTGGCCACCGGCAACCGGGTACTTTCTGAAGTGCATGATCTGACGGTGCCCACGCTGTTGCTGGTGGCAGGCGATGATGAACTGGTTGACCCCGCCGGCAGCCGCGCGTTTGCCGCCAATGCCCCGGCTGGCGTGGTCACGCTGCATGAGTTTGCCGAGCACTATCACGAACTCTTCAACGAACCCGACCCCTACCTGCAGGATGTGCTGGGTGCCGTGCTCACCTGGCTGACGACCTTGCCCGCAGCTATTCAGCGCTGA
- a CDS encoding efflux transporter outer membrane subunit, translating to MRVVPRRFLVVPLVAMIAGCAVGPDFKSPDAPAAQRYNQVPVAAQTASSKGLDGAAQQIVAGQIQDDWWTLFGSEKLNALVAEGLSHSPNLDQLKATLRQAQENYNAQYGSTVFPQVDGSLSASRNRISAATSNAGGSYIYNLYNASVNVSYTLDVFGGNRRELESSAAQVDSQQFQLEAARLTLAGNIVTAAITEASLRKQVEVTKQLIDLQQSQLDILQKQFKLGAVSQADVSTQQTQVATIKASLPDLNKSLAQSRTQLAVLLGRTPDNGTPELALEDLHLPTDLPVSLPSELVRARPDIQASEALVHAATAQVGVATANLYPKITLTGSLGLASQSFNTVSFGNDGLWSIGAGLTQPLFHGGSLRAQKRAAEAGLDAALAQYRQVVLNAFKNVSDSLQALDQDAQALQARVDAADAAKRSLDFTQARFKLGGTSFAALLISQLQYQETQLNMWTASAARLTDTAALFQSVGGPVKADTAVANAASAPAAGG from the coding sequence ATGCGTGTAGTGCCTCGCCGTTTTCTCGTCGTTCCCCTTGTCGCCATGATCGCCGGTTGTGCGGTCGGGCCTGACTTCAAATCGCCGGATGCCCCGGCCGCCCAGCGTTACAACCAGGTGCCTGTTGCTGCACAAACGGCCAGCAGCAAAGGTCTTGATGGCGCTGCCCAGCAGATTGTGGCCGGCCAGATCCAGGATGACTGGTGGACGCTGTTTGGCTCTGAAAAACTCAATGCGCTGGTGGCGGAAGGCCTGTCGCACAGCCCTAACCTGGATCAACTGAAAGCCACGTTGCGTCAGGCTCAGGAAAACTATAACGCCCAGTACGGTTCAACTGTCTTCCCGCAGGTTGACGGTTCTTTGAGCGCGTCGCGTAATCGCATCTCTGCGGCGACGTCCAATGCGGGTGGGTCGTATATCTATAACCTGTACAACGCATCGGTGAATGTGTCGTACACGCTGGATGTTTTTGGCGGCAATCGTCGCGAGCTGGAAAGCTCTGCCGCGCAAGTCGATTCGCAGCAATTCCAGCTGGAAGCCGCGCGCCTGACGCTGGCGGGCAATATCGTCACTGCAGCCATTACCGAGGCCTCGCTGCGCAAGCAGGTTGAGGTGACGAAGCAGCTGATCGACCTGCAGCAGTCCCAGCTGGATATCCTGCAAAAGCAATTCAAGCTGGGTGCGGTATCGCAAGCCGATGTGTCCACCCAGCAAACCCAAGTGGCCACCATCAAGGCGTCGCTGCCTGACCTGAACAAGTCGCTGGCCCAGTCGCGCACGCAACTGGCGGTATTGCTGGGCCGCACGCCGGATAACGGTACGCCGGAACTGGCGCTGGAAGACCTGCACCTGCCGACCGATCTGCCGGTCAGCCTGCCGTCTGAGCTGGTCCGCGCCCGTCCGGATATCCAGGCCTCTGAAGCGCTGGTTCATGCGGCAACCGCCCAGGTAGGTGTCGCTACGGCCAATCTGTACCCCAAGATCACCCTCACCGGTTCTTTGGGTCTGGCCTCGCAAAGCTTCAATACGGTCAGCTTTGGCAATGATGGTCTGTGGAGCATTGGCGCGGGTCTGACCCAGCCCTTGTTCCATGGCGGTTCGCTGCGCGCGCAAAAGCGGGCGGCAGAAGCCGGGCTGGATGCCGCCCTGGCGCAGTATCGCCAGGTGGTGCTGAACGCTTTCAAGAATGTGTCTGACAGCCTGCAGGCGCTGGATCAGGATGCGCAAGCGCTGCAAGCGCGCGTGGATGCGGCCGATGCGGCCAAGCGTTCGCTGGACTTTACCCAGGCACGTTTCAAGCTGGGTGGCACCTCGTTTGCCGCATTGCTGATTTCGCAACTGCAGTACCAGGAAACCCAGTTGAACATGTGGACGGCCAGCGCTGCACGGCTGACCGATACCGCCGCACTGTTCCAGTCTGTGGGTGGCCCGGTCAAGGCCGATACCGCCGTGGCCAACGCCGCGAGCGCACCGGCTGCTGGCGGCTGA
- the rsgA gene encoding ribosome small subunit-dependent GTPase A, protein MLEVAFDYPQLQSIGLNQTVVNQLYTLDEQPALPAALLRVTEIQRDCLTLHDGHEEHNARVLPRLAEALHARATALAVGDWVIAETNALGERWVCQQLPPATHLARRANDGRRQPLASNVDTALLVMGLDMDFNPRRLERYVAFTRAAGVTAVVVLTKADISPDAQDKQTLLQTRLPADTPILAINGLDAATRQMLAPWLGAGQTLVVLGSSGAGKSTLTNTLSEAEMQATGGVRKGDGRGRHTTTARSLHRLPGSACIIDTPGLRTWRPDTDEAGINAGFDDIEQLAAHCHFRDCQHQDEPGCAVRDAVSPDRLHNYHKLIREARRGQQTALERKAETARWKAIGKAGAARSREKRGG, encoded by the coding sequence ATGCTTGAAGTCGCTTTCGACTATCCGCAACTGCAATCGATTGGCCTGAACCAGACCGTGGTCAATCAGCTTTACACTCTTGATGAACAACCCGCCCTGCCCGCCGCGCTGTTGCGTGTGACGGAGATCCAGCGCGACTGCCTCACGCTGCATGACGGACACGAAGAACACAACGCCCGCGTTCTGCCCAGGCTGGCCGAGGCGCTGCATGCCCGGGCCACGGCGCTGGCGGTGGGCGACTGGGTTATCGCAGAAACCAACGCCCTGGGAGAACGCTGGGTTTGCCAGCAATTGCCGCCCGCCACCCACCTGGCTCGGCGTGCCAACGATGGCCGGCGCCAGCCGCTGGCCAGCAATGTCGATACGGCTTTGCTGGTCATGGGGCTGGACATGGACTTCAACCCGCGCCGGCTGGAGCGGTATGTCGCGTTTACCCGCGCGGCGGGCGTGACGGCGGTGGTCGTCCTGACCAAGGCCGATATCAGCCCGGATGCGCAGGACAAACAGACCCTGCTGCAGACGCGCTTGCCGGCCGATACGCCCATCCTGGCCATCAACGGGCTGGATGCGGCCACACGGCAAATGCTGGCGCCGTGGCTGGGCGCAGGCCAGACGCTGGTGGTGCTGGGCAGTAGCGGTGCGGGTAAATCCACCCTCACCAACACGCTGAGCGAGGCGGAGATGCAAGCCACTGGCGGCGTACGCAAGGGCGACGGGCGCGGGCGGCACACCACCACGGCGCGCTCGCTCCATCGTTTGCCTGGCAGCGCGTGCATCATCGACACCCCCGGCCTGCGCACCTGGCGGCCTGATACCGATGAAGCCGGCATCAACGCCGGGTTTGACGATATCGAGCAACTGGCGGCGCATTGTCATTTCCGGGATTGCCAGCACCAGGACGAACCCGGCTGCGCAGTGCGCGATGCAGTTTCGCCCGACCGTCTGCACAACTATCACAAGCTGATCCGTGAGGCCCGGCGAGGCCAGCAGACGGCGCTGGAACGCAAGGCAGAAACCGCGCGCTGGAAAGCCATTGGCAAGGCCGGGGCGGCCCGTAGCCGGGAAAAACGCGGCGGCTAA
- a CDS encoding LysR family transcriptional regulator — MKISTEELLAFVTVVDTGSITGAAQQLDQTTSGISRALTRLEQKLATTLLNRTTRRLELTEEGRLFLANARRIIAAIDDAEEELAVRREQPAGRLRVNGAFPFILHVIVPLVAEFRERYPGIALELNASDTIIDLLEQRTDIAIRHGQLQDSSLHARFMGHTRLRVLAAPSYLARQGTPEHVGQLADHSLIGFSQPESLNTWPLRHAEGDGYTITPALVCSSGESVLQLAEQGNGIVCLSDFMTSKARTAGRLVEVLPHFTMTTFQPIHAVYYRNTGLSARIRCFLDFLGEKLPGML, encoded by the coding sequence ATGAAAATCAGCACTGAAGAATTGCTGGCGTTTGTCACGGTTGTGGACACCGGGTCCATCACCGGCGCCGCACAGCAACTGGACCAGACCACGTCCGGCATCAGCCGGGCGCTCACCCGGCTTGAGCAAAAACTGGCCACCACCTTGCTTAACCGCACCACGCGGCGACTGGAACTGACCGAAGAAGGCCGCCTGTTCCTGGCCAACGCGCGCAGGATCATCGCCGCCATTGACGACGCCGAAGAAGAACTGGCCGTGCGGCGGGAACAACCGGCCGGGCGCTTGCGTGTCAACGGGGCGTTTCCGTTCATCCTGCATGTCATCGTGCCGCTGGTGGCAGAGTTCCGCGAGCGCTATCCGGGCATTGCGCTGGAACTGAACGCCAGCGATACCATTATCGACCTGCTGGAACAACGCACGGATATCGCTATCCGCCACGGGCAATTGCAGGATTCCTCGCTGCATGCGCGGTTCATGGGGCACACCCGGCTGCGGGTGCTGGCCGCGCCGTCGTATCTGGCCCGGCAAGGTACGCCGGAACACGTCGGGCAACTGGCCGATCATTCTTTGATCGGGTTCAGCCAGCCAGAGTCGCTCAACACCTGGCCACTGCGCCACGCCGAGGGGGATGGTTACACCATCACGCCGGCGCTGGTGTGTTCCAGCGGCGAATCCGTGCTGCAACTGGCCGAACAAGGCAATGGCATTGTGTGCCTGTCTGACTTCATGACCAGCAAGGCCAGAACAGCCGGCAGGCTGGTTGAAGTGCTGCCGCATTTCACCATGACCACCTTCCAGCCCATTCATGCCGTGTATTACCGCAACACCGGTTTGTCGGCGCGGATTCGTTGTTTTCTGGACTTTCTGGGTGAAAAGCTGCCAGGCATGTTGTGA
- a CDS encoding DUF3862 domain-containing protein: MKTRTLLIAALLTLTLAACSKVTAENYARIDTGMARADVVKILGEPDKTESSSLLGISGENAVWESRGTVITLRLVNGVVLTKDLQKH, encoded by the coding sequence ATGAAAACCAGAACCCTGCTCATCGCCGCGCTGCTCACACTCACGCTGGCGGCCTGCAGCAAAGTCACCGCCGAGAACTACGCCAGAATCGATACCGGCATGGCCCGCGCTGACGTGGTGAAAATTCTGGGTGAGCCGGATAAAACAGAAAGCAGTTCGCTGCTGGGGATCAGTGGCGAAAACGCGGTGTGGGAATCACGCGGGACCGTGATCACGCTGCGCCTGGTCAACGGCGTAGTGCTGACCAAAGACCTGCAAAAGCACTAA